Proteins co-encoded in one Saccharomyces cerevisiae S288C chromosome II, complete sequence genomic window:
- the NTH2 gene encoding alpha,alpha-trehalase NTH2 (Putative neutral trehalase, required for thermotolerance; may mediate resistance to other cellular stresses; NTH2 has a paralog, NTH1, that arose from the whole genome duplication), which produces MVDFLPKVTEINPPSEGNDGEDNIKPLSSGSEQRPLKEEGQQGGRRHHRRLSSMHEYFDPFSNAEVYYGPITDPRKQSKIHRLNRTRTMSVFNKVSDFKNGMKDYTLKRRGSEDDSFLSSQGNRRFYIDNVDLALDELLASEDTDKNHQITIEDTGPKVIKVGTANSNGFKHVNVRGTYMLSNLLQELTIAKSFGRHQIFLDEARINENPVDRLSRLITTQFWTSLTRRVDLYNIAEIARDSKIDTPGAKNPRIYVPYNCPEQYEFYIQASQMNPSLKLEVEYLPKDITAEYVKSLNDTPGLLALAMEEHVNPSTGERSLVGYPYAVPGGRFNELYGWDSYLMALGLIESNKVDVARGMVEHFIFEIDHYSKILNANRSYYLCRSQPPFLTDMALLVFEKIGGKNNPNAIQLLKRAFRAAIKEYKEVWMSSPRLDSLTGLSCYHSDGIGIPPETEPDHFDTILLPYAEKYNVTLEKLRYLYNEGMIKEPKLDAFFLHDRAVRESGHDTTYRFEGVCAYLATIDLNSLLYKYEKDIAFVIKEYFGNEYKDENDGTVTDSEHWEELAELRKTRINKYMWDEDSGFFFYYNTKLKCRTSYESATTFWSLWAGLATEEQAKITVEKALPQLEMLGGLVACTEKSRGPISIDRPIRQWDYPFGWAPHQILAWKGLSAYGYQQVATRLAYRWLYMITKSFVDYNGMVVEKYDVTRGTDPHRVDAEYGNQGADFKGVATEGFGWVNTSYLLGLKYMNNHARRALAACSPPLPFFNSLKPSEKKLYYL; this is translated from the coding sequence ATGGTAgattttttaccaaaagTAACGGAAATAAATCCTCCATCCGAAGGTAATGATGGTGAAGATAACATAAAGCCACTTTCAAGTGGTTCAGAGCAGCGGCCGTTGAAAGAAGAGGGGCAACAAGGTGGTAGAAGACATCACCGGCGGTTGTCCTCTATGCATGAGTATTTTGACCCGTTTTCCAACGCAGAGGTCTATTATGGACCAATAACAGATCCAAGAAAACAGTCAAAAATTCATAGACTAAATAGAACCAGAACTATGAGTGttttcaataaagtttctGACTTCAAAAACGGAATGAAGGATTATACCCTGAAAAGGAGGGGTTCTGAAGACGACAGCTTCCTCAGCAGCCAAGGTAACCGTAGATTttatattgataatgtgGATCTCGCTTTAGATGAGCTGCTCGCTAGTGAGGACACAGACAAGAATCACCAAATTACCATAGAAGACACTGGGCCCAAAGTTATTAAAGTCGGGACGGCCAATTCCAACGGTTTCAAACATGTAAATGTTAGGGGAACATATATGCTTTCTAACTTGTTGCAGGAACTAACCATTGCAAAAAGTTTCGGACGAcaccaaatatttttggaTGAGGCGCGTATAAATGAAAACCCTGTTGATAGATTATCAAGATTGATAACGACTCAATTTTGGACGAGTTTAACGAGAAGAGTTGATCTTTATAATATTGCAGAAATTGCTAGAGACTCAAAAATAGATACGCCAGGCGCTAAAAATCCAAGAATTTATGTTCCATATAACTGCCCAGAGCAGTACGAATTTTACATTCAGGCATCTCAAATGAACCCGTCCTTAAAACTTGAAGTGGAGTACTTACCAAAAGATATTACAGCAGAGTATGTTAAATCATTAAATGATACACCGGGTTTGTTAGCCCTGGCTATGGAAGAACACGTTAATCCATCTACTGGTGAAAGGTCCCTAGTTGGTTATCCTTATGCGGTACCTGGCGGTAGATTCAATGAATTGTATGGCTGGGATTCATATTTAATGGCACTGGGACTCATAGAAAGTAATAAGGTTGATGTTGCAAGAGGTATGGTGGAGCATTTTATATTCGAAATTGATCACTATagtaaaattttgaatgctAATAGGAGTTATTATCTTTGCAGATCTCAGCCACCATTCCTAACCGATATGGCTCTGCTcgtatttgaaaagataGGAGGTAAGAATAATCCAAACGCTATTCAGTTGTTAAAACGCGCGTTCAGAGCTGCTATtaaagaatataaagaGGTGTGGATGTCGAGCCCTAGGTTAGATTCTCTGACAGGGCTGTCTTGTTATCATTCTGATGGTATTGGTATCCCTCCGGAAACTGAACCAGATCATTTTGATACTATATTATTACCGTATGCTGAAAAGTACAATGTTACTCTGGAAAAGCTTAGGTACCTTTATAACGAAGGCATGATTAAAGAACCCAAACTGgatgcattttttttacatgATCGTGCCGTGAGAGAGTCAGGACATGACACGACTTATAGGTTTGAAGGTGTATGTGCATATTTAGCGACAATTGATCTAAACTCCTTGCTCTATAAATATGAGAAAGATATTGCTTTCGTCATTAAGGAGTATTTTGGTaatgaatataaagatGAGAATGATGGAACGGTAACCGATTCTGAACACTGGGAGGAGCTAGCTGAACTGAGGAAAACAAGGATTAATAAGTATATGTGGGACGAAGATTCAgggtttttcttctattatAACACGAAACTGAAATGCAGAACGTCTTATGAGTCTGCAACGACTTTTTGGAGTTTGTGGGCTGGTCTTGCAACTGAAGAGCAAGCAAAAATCACAGTAGAAAAAGCTCTTCCTCAGTTAGAAATGCTCGGCGGACTAGTTGCATGCACAGAAAAATCAAGAGGTCCTATTTCTATTGATAGACCGATCAGGCAATGGGATTATCCTTTTGGTTGGGCGCCGCACCAAATATTAGCCTGGAAAGGTTTATCTGCATATGGTTATCAACAAGTAGCTACAAGATTGGCTTATAGGTGGCTGTACATGATTACAAAATCATTTGTTGATTATAACGGAATGGTGGtagaaaaatatgatgTGACAAGAGGGACTGATCCGCATCGCGTTGATGCGGAATATGGTAATCAAGGTGCTGATTTTAAGGGCGTCGCTACAGAAGGCTTTGGTTGGGTGAACACAAGTTATTTGCTCGGATTGAAATATATGAATAATCATGCAAGAAGGGCTCTCGCTGCTTGTAGTCCACCattgccatttttcaatagtttgAAACCCTctgagaaaaaattgtattaCCTATAA
- the RER2 gene encoding ditrans,polycis-polyprenyl diphosphate synthase (Forms the dehydrodolichyl diphosphate synthase (DDS) complex with NUS1; major enzyme of polyprenol synthesis in both the endoplasmic reticulum (ER) and in lipid droplets; participates in ER protein sorting; human ortholog DHDDS functionally complements the heat sensitive growth defect of a ts allele, and is associated with retinitis pigmentosa): METDSGIPGHSFVLKWTKNIFSRTLRASNCVPRHVGFIMDGNRRFARKKEMDVKEGHEAGFVSMSRILELCYEAGVDTATVFAFSIENFKRSSREVESLMTLARERIRQITERGELACKYGVRIKIIGDLSLLDKSLLEDVRVAVETTKNNKRATLNICFPYTGREEILHAMKETIVQHKKGAAIDESTLESHLYTAGVPPLDLLIRTSGVSRLSDFLIWQASSKGVRIELLDCLWPEFGPIRMAWILLKFSFHKSFLNKEYRLEEGDYDEETNGDPIDLKEKKLN; encoded by the coding sequence ATGGAAACGGATAGTGGTATACCTGGTCATTCATTTGTGTTAAAGTGGACAAAAAACATCTTTTCGCGCACATTGCGTGCATCTAACTGTGTACCTAGACATGTTGGGTTCATCATGGATGGGAACAGGAGATTCGCtagaaagaaagagatgGACGTAAAGGAGGGCCACGAGGCAGGATTTGTTAGTATGAGTAGAATCTTAGAACTGTGTTATGAAGCAGGAGTCGATACGGCTACCGTGTTTGccttttcaattgaaaatttcaagaggAGCTCACGGGAAGTTGAATCACTGATGACTTTAGCGCGCGAAAGGATACGACAAATCACAGAACGTGGAGAGCTGGCCTGTAAGTATGGGGTACGCATTAAAATTATCGGCGATCTCTCTTTGTTGGATAAGTCTCTATTAGAAGATGTTCGGGTTGCTGTGGAAACTACAAAGAACAACAAAAGGGCCACGTTAAATATCTGCTTTCCATATACAGGCAGGGAAGAAATCTTGCATGCCATGAAAGAAACAATTGTTCAACATAAGAAGGGCGCCGCTATAGACGAAAGCACGTTAGAATCGCATCTCTACACGGCGGGGGTACCCCCTTTAGATTTATTGATTAGGACAAGTGGCGTTTCCAGATTAAGTGACTTTTTGATATGGCAGGCATCGAGTAAGGGCGTACGCATCGAATTGCTGGATTGTTTATGGCCAGAGTTTGGACCTATACGGATGGCATGGattttattaaaattttcGTTTCACAAATCCTTTTTAAACAAAGAGTACAGATTAGAGGAAGGTGATTATGACGAGGAAACCAATGGGGACCCCATcgatttgaaagaaaaaaagttgaattAA
- the COQ1 gene encoding trans-hexaprenyltranstransferase (Hexaprenyl pyrophosphate synthetase; catalyzes the first step in ubiquinone (coenzyme Q) biosynthesis), which yields MFQRSGAAHHIKLISSRRCRFKSSFAVALNAASKLVTPKILWNNPISLVSKEMNTLAKNIVALIGSGHPVLNKVTSYYFETEGKKVRPLLVLLLSRALSEIPMTERNHLKIDKSDVPEDPIYSKPSQNQLFQRPASSISPLHILHGIKPLNPLTKGPEPLPEETFDKQRGILPKQRRLAEIVEMIHTASLLHDDVIDHSDTRRGRPSGNAAFTNKMAVLAGDFLLGRATVSISRLHNPEVVELMSNSIANLVEGEFMQLKNTSIDADIDTIENGHKLLPVPSKKLEVKEHDFRVPSRQQGLQLSHDQIIETAFEYYIHKTYLKTAALISKSCRCAAILSGASPAVIDECYDFGRNLGICFQLVDDMLDFTVSGKDLGKPSGADLKLGIATAPVLFAWKEDPSLGPLISRNFSERGDVEKTIDSVRLHNGIAKTKILAEEYRDKALQNLRDSLPESDARSALEFLTNSILTRRK from the coding sequence ATGTTTCAAAGGTCTGGCGCTGCTCATCACATCAAATTGATTTCATCTCGAAGATGCCGCTTTAAATCCTCCTTTGCAGTTGCTTTAAACGCTGCCAGTAAGTTGGTAACTCCCAAGATTCTTTGGAATAATCCCATATCATTAGTCTCGAAGGAGATGAACACATTGGCCAAAAATATAGTTGCCCTCATCGGGTCTGGCCATCCGGTGCTAAACAAGGTTACTAGTTACTATTTTGAAACAGAAGGCAAAAAAGTACGTCCCTTGTTAGTGTTGTTGTTGTCAAGAGCACTTTCTGAAATTCCCATGACAGAAAGAAATCACTTGAAAATTGACAAGTCGGATGTTCCTGAGGACCCAATTTACTCTAAACCTAGTCAAAATCAACTATTTCAACGTCCTGCAAGTAGCATATCCCCACTACATATTCTTCACGGTATTAAACCACTAAATCCCTTGACAAAAGGTCCTGAGCCTTTGCCAGAAGAAACTTTTGACAAACAAAGAGGGATTTTACCCAAACAGAGAAGATTAGCAGAGATTGTAGAGATGATACACACTGCGTCTTTACTTCATGATGACGTTATTGATCATTCTGATACAAGAAGAGGAAGGCCAAGCGGAAATGCTGCCTTTACCAACAAGATGGCCGTTTTGGCGGGTGATTTTCTCTTAGGGAGAGCAACAGTGTCAATTTCAAGATTACACAACCCCGAAGTCGTAGAACTAATGTCTAATAGTATTGCGAATCTTGTCGAAGGTGAGTTCATGCAACTGAAAAATACTTCCATTGACGCGGATATCGATACCATCGAAAATGGCCATAAGCTACTTCCGGTTCCTTCTAAAAAGCTTGAAGTTAAAGAGCACGACTTTCGTGTTCCAAGCCGCCAACAGGGGCTGCAATTATCTCATGATCAGATTATAGAAACTGCATTTGAATACTACATACACAAGACCTATCTGAAGACTGCTGCTTTGATATCAAAATCTTGCAGATGTGCTGCTATATTATCTGGGGCATCACCTGCCGTTATCGACGAATGCTATGATTTCGGTAGAAATCTAGGTATATGTTTCCAACTCGTAGATGATATGCTTGATTTTACTGTGTCTGGAAAAGATTTAGGGAAGCCATCCGGCGCGGATCTAAAATTAGGTATTGCTACTGCTCCAGTCTTGTTTGCATGGAAAGAAGACCCATCTTTAGGTCCACTAATTTCACGCAATTTTTCAGAGAGGGGtgatgttgaaaaaactaTTGATTCTGTGAGACTCCATAATGGTATAGCGAAGACGAAAATACTAGCGGAGGAATATAGGGACAAGGCATTACAAAATCTACGGGATTCTCTTCCTGAATCTGATGCTCGTTCTGCCCTAGAGTTTTTAACTAATAGTATACtaacaagaagaaagtaa
- the GPI18 gene encoding GPI-anchor transamidase GPI18 (Functional ortholog of human PIG-V; PIG-V is a mannosyltransferase that transfers the second mannose in glycosylphosphatidylinositol biosynthesis; the authentic, non-tagged protein was localized to mitochondria), with protein sequence MIVGLTLYFVLFRSIQYLLVFLTPIRQFDTSTSLLLNELCSSPSEINSYWNKYFWNKLLSWDSVFFIKNITSKNGKPQFEHEYAFSQLWTFFVRLFIKSNNDSIYHALRVGVAIENVLFYLSGIVLYFLTKKIFSQNIRQSQFARTIAKKTSLLFFLTSAAGFLTSIYSEPLSFFFAFVGIWSRECSISVPVLGQFDISWRYWFPYSFISMACFTLASLNRSNCVLLGIYFIFDLIELTKNRKFVKAICFPLLSGSLMFSALLYQQYYLPYKTFCPQRGEWCKSQLFSSIFITKTSLYSYIQSHYWGVGLLKYWTPNNIPNFLFAVPNIIILIYSSIYFSKIYPSYNLKALVWITRALVVIVCFFAHVQILNRIASFLPLHLWYLADRLVKTSDPKKMENPKGDDKIVKFYIYWLAFWIPLQTILFAAFLPPA encoded by the coding sequence ATGATTGTGGGGTTGACACTTTATTTTGTATTATTCCGTTCAATACAGTATTTACTGGTTTTTTTGACTCCAATTAGGCAGTTTGATACATCAACATCACTTTTATTAAACGAATTATGTTCTTCTCCCTCTGAAATCAACAGTTATTGGAACAAGTATTTTTGGAATAAGCTACTATCATGGGACagtgttttttttatcaagaaCATAACTTCCAAAAACGGAAAACCTCAATTTGAGCATGAATACGCGTTTTCTCAGTTGTGGACTTTTTTCGTTAGGCTGTTTATTAAAAGTAATAACGATAGCATCTACCATGCCTTAAGGGTTGGAGTTGCAATagaaaatgttttattttacttGTCAGGTattgttttatattttctaacaaaaaaaattttcagccAAAATATAAGGCAATCACAGTTTGCTAGAACTATCGCTAAAAAAACATCTCTGTTGTTTTTCTTAACGAGTGCCGCTGGATTTTTAACAAGCATATATTCTGAAccattatcttttttttttgcatttgttGGTATTTGGAGTCGTGAATGCTCCATTTCCGTGCCCGTATTGGGTCAATTCGATATTTCGTGGAGATATTGGTTTCCTTACTCCTTTATCAGCATGGCTTGCTTTACCTTAGCATCCTTGAATCGTTCAAACTGTGTTTTGTTAGGGAtttactttatttttgacCTTATTGAACTAACAAAGAACAGGAAGTTTGTAAAAGCAATATGTTTCCCACTATTATCAGGATCATTAATGTTTTCTGCTCTACTATATCAACAATATTACCTACCATATAAGACATTTTGTCCTCAAAGGGGTGAATGGTGTAAATCTCAATTGTTTTCAAGCATTTTTATCACGAAAACTTCTTTATATTCCTACATTCAGAGTCATTATTGGGGAGTTGGGTTATTGAAATACTGGACCCCAAACAACATCCCAAACTTTTTGTTTGCTGTCccaaatattattattttaatCTATTCCTCCATATATTTCAGCAAAATTTATCCCTCCTATAACTTGAAGGCTCTCGTATGGATCACCAGAGCACTGGTCGTCATAGTATGCTTTTTTGCCCATGTCCAAATTCTGAATCGTATAGCCTCCTTTTTACCCTTGCACCTTTGGTATTTGGCTGATAGATTGGTTAAAACTTCTgatccaaaaaaaatggaaaatccGAAAGGTGACGATAAGATAGTCAAGTTTTACATATACTGGTTGGCATTCTGGATACCTTTACAGACTATCCTATTTGCAGCTTTTTTACCACCAGCCTGA
- the RCR1 gene encoding Rcr1p (Plasma membrane (PM) ubiquitin ligase-substrate adaptor; involved in cell wall chitin deposition; ubiquitinates and down-regulates chitin synthase Chs3p abundance at PM via calcineurin/Crz1 signaling pathway which regulates RCR1 expression; delivered to PM by exomer complex using novel PM sorting motif; RCR1 has a paralog, RCR2, that arose from the whole genome duplication): protein MGLISYENEAINEVKKADNHHVSKFVTSYYGPSSSSWQSGIWILFVLFVAAVILIILFTFVANRRRRRMGRAPIRGTAWLTPPSYRQSQQQYTGTVQQRTDDYVPEYTETANEHDLGYYDQRGEFHPNDKAAYVAPPPLVQECSSESVNSLERPPAAVVHQANSLDTDYGLTRPSNGRVPAVSDTVEQLERLPGGTTTQEINPPERAKVNARS, encoded by the coding sequence ATGGGACTTATTTCATACGAAAATGAGGCGATAAACGAGGTGAAAAAGGCAGATAACCATCACGTTAGCAAATTTGTGACTAGTTACTATGGGCCATCATCGTCGTCATGGCAGTCAGGAATATGGATTTTGTTTGTGCTGTTTGTTGCCGCAGTAATCCTTATAATACTGTTCACTTTTGTAGCGAACAGAAGGAGACGAAGGATGGGGCGTGCTCCCATTAGAGGTACGGCATGGTTGACACCGCCTTCATACAGACAGTCTCAGCAACAATATACTGGGACCGTTCAGCAACGGACAGATGATTATGTTCCTGAGTATACAGAAACAGCGAACGAACATGATCTTGGATACTATGACCAGCGGGGCGAGTTTCACCCCAACGATAAGGCTGCATACGTGGCCCCCCCGCCATTGGTACAAGAATGTTCATCAGAATCTGTTAATTCTTTAGAAAGACCTCCCGCTGCTGTAGTTCACCAAGCTAACTCTTTAGATACGGATTACGGTTTAACAAGGCCTAGCAATGGGCGCGTTCCAGCTGTAAGTGATACGGTGGAGCAATTGGAAAGGCTTCCGGGCGGGACTACAACGCAGGAAATTAACCCACCGGAGAGGGCAAAGGTAAATGCAAGGTCATGA
- the UGA2 gene encoding succinate-semialdehyde dehydrogenase (NAD(P)(+)) (Succinate semialdehyde dehydrogenase; involved in the utilization of gamma-aminobutyrate (GABA) as a nitrogen source; part of the 4-aminobutyrate and glutamate degradation pathways; localized to the cytoplasm), with translation MTLSKYSKPTLNDPNLFRESGYIDGKWVKGTDEVFEVVDPASGEIIARVPEQPVSVVEEAIDVAYETFKTYKNTTPRERAKWLRNMYNLMLENLDDLATIITLENGKALGEAKGEIKYAASYFEWYAEEAPRLYGATIQPLNPHNRVFTIRQPVGVCGIICPWNFPSAMITRKAAAALAVGCTVVIKPDSQTPLSALAMAYLAEKAGFPKGSFNVILSHANTPKLGKTLCESPKVKKVTFTGSTNVGKILMKQSSSTLKKLSFELGGNAPFIVFEDADLDQALEQAMACKFRGLGQTCVCANRLYVHSSIIDKFAKLLAERVKKFVIGHGLDPKTTHGCVINSSAIEKVERHKQDAIDKGAKVVLEGGRLTELGPNFYAPVILSHVPSTAIVSKEETFGPLCPIFSFDTMEEVVGYANDTEFGLAAYVFSKNVNTLYTVSEALETGMVSCNTGVFSDCSIPFGGVKESGFGREGSLYGIEDYTVLKTITIGNLPNSI, from the coding sequence ATGACTTTGAGTAAGTATTCTAAACCAACTCTAAACGACCCTAATTTATTCAGAGAATCTGGTTATATTGACGGAAAATGGGTTAAGGGCACTGACGAAGTTTTTGAGGTGGTAGACCCTGCTTCCGGCGAAATCATAGCAAGAGTTCCCGAACAACCAGTCTCCGTGGTTGAGGAAGCGATTGATGTTGCCTATGAAACTTTCAAGACGTACAAGAATACAACACCAAGAGAGAGGGCAAAGTGGCTCAGAAACATGTATAACTTAATGcttgaaaatttggatGATCTGGCAACCATCATTACTTtagaaaatggtaaagCTCTAGGGGAAGCTAAAGGAGAAATCAAATACGCGGCTTCGTATTTTGAGTGGTACGCCGAGGAAGCACCCCGTTTATATGGTGCTACTATTCAACCCTTGAACCCTCACAACAGAGTATTCACAATTAGGCAACCTGTTGGTGTATGCGGTATAATTTGTCCATGGAATTTTCCGAGCGCCATGATCACGAGAAAGGCCGCCGCTGCTTTAGCTGTGGGCTGCACAGTAGTCATCAAGCCAGACTCTCAAACGCCGCTATCTGCTTTAGCAATGGCATATTTGGCTGAAAAGGCAGGCTTTCCCAAGGGTTCGTTTAATGTTATTCTTTCACATGCCAACACACCAAAGCTTGGTAAAACATTATGTGAATCACCAAAAGTCAAGAAAGTTACTTTTACTGGTTCTACAAACGTCGGTAAAATCTTGATGAAAcaatcttcttctactttgaagaaactgTCTTTTGAGCTGGGTGGTAACGCCCCTTTCATAGTCTTTGAGGATGCCGATTTGGATCAAGCCTTGGAACAAGCCATGGCTTGTAAATTTAGGGGTTTGGGTCAAACATGTGTGTGCGCAAATAGACTTTACGTTCACTCATCCataattgataaatttgCGAAATTACTCGCGGAGAGGGTCAAAAAATTCGTAATTGGCCATGGTTTGGACCCAAAAACTACACATGGTTGTGTCATTAACTCCAGCgctattgaaaaagttgaaagaCATAAACAGGATGCCATTGATAAGGGAGCAAAAGTTGTGCTTGAAGGTGGACGTTTAACTGAGTTAGGTCCTAACTTTTATGCTCCAGTAATTTTGTCACACGTTCCCTCAACAGCTATTGTTTCCAAGGAGGAGACTTTTGGTCCATTATGTCcaatcttttcttttgatactatggaagaagttgtCGGATATGCTAATGATACTGAGTTTGGTTTAGCAGCATATGTCTTTTCTAAAAATGTCAACACTTTATACACTGTGTCTGAAGCTTTGGAAACTGGTATGGTTTCATGTAATACAGGTGTTTTTTCGGATTGTTCTATACCATTTGGTGGTGTTAAAGAGTCAGGATTTGGAAGAGAAGGTTCGCTATATGGTATTGAAGATTACACTGTTTTGAAGACCATCACAATTGGGAATTTGCCAAACAGCATTTAA